The following proteins come from a genomic window of Azoarcus sp. PA01:
- a CDS encoding efflux transporter outer membrane subunit: protein MASAMSMSRPSGRALPLLRALLAGSLALLLASCAGVKVPEYQRPDTPGKASWSRPAVSAADTIAPDWWREFRDPTLDELVRRAIAGNFDVKILAARIQVAQAQIGEARAGALPTLDVGAGASFEKSTGQNFRKQFNLGTQVNWDIDIWGKVEKGVQAQTAEFHATEADWRAGYLTLVSDVATTYFQILQLDEQIDRQQRALDRNREILATFEAMLGQGLVPRTQVLRQRAENNALTRDLLELQRARGLAGNALATLLGVPAGEYTVPPGKLQERIALPSVPGGLPSELLNRRPDIVAAEFRLLEAYDLVGQARLAQLPSISLTGRAGTSSFALGDLLKSFTFGFLPSINIPAFDPSIKARLKTSEAQTKVFEHEYQRTVIAAFEEVENALTNLDAHRQQRTELQQQIEQLQIVAAQIQAQLREGLVSQLEVFETERSLLAAQLALLANHQQILADTVTLYKALGGGWPTVEVANVRR, encoded by the coding sequence ATGGCTTCCGCAATGTCGATGTCAAGGCCGTCCGGGCGCGCGCTGCCGCTGCTGCGCGCGTTGCTCGCCGGCTCGCTGGCGCTGCTGCTCGCGAGCTGCGCGGGCGTGAAAGTGCCCGAATACCAGCGCCCCGACACACCCGGCAAAGCGTCGTGGTCGCGGCCGGCGGTGTCGGCGGCCGACACGATCGCGCCCGACTGGTGGCGGGAGTTCCGCGATCCGACCCTCGACGAGCTCGTCCGCCGTGCGATCGCCGGCAACTTCGACGTCAAGATCCTCGCCGCACGCATCCAGGTCGCCCAGGCGCAGATCGGCGAAGCGCGCGCCGGCGCGCTGCCGACGCTCGACGTCGGCGCCGGCGCGAGTTTCGAGAAAAGCACCGGACAGAACTTCCGCAAGCAGTTCAACCTCGGCACCCAGGTGAACTGGGACATCGACATCTGGGGCAAGGTCGAAAAAGGCGTGCAGGCACAGACGGCCGAATTCCACGCGACCGAAGCGGACTGGCGCGCGGGATATCTGACGCTGGTCTCGGACGTCGCGACGACGTATTTCCAGATTCTCCAGCTCGACGAGCAGATCGACCGCCAGCAGCGCGCGCTCGACCGGAACCGCGAGATCCTCGCGACGTTCGAAGCGATGCTCGGCCAAGGCCTCGTGCCGCGCACGCAGGTGCTGCGCCAGCGCGCGGAGAACAACGCGCTGACCCGCGACCTGCTCGAACTGCAGCGCGCCCGCGGCCTCGCCGGCAACGCGCTGGCGACGCTGCTCGGCGTGCCGGCGGGCGAATATACCGTTCCGCCGGGAAAGCTGCAGGAGCGCATCGCGCTGCCGAGCGTGCCGGGCGGGCTGCCTTCCGAGCTGTTGAACCGCCGCCCCGACATCGTCGCTGCCGAGTTCCGGCTGCTCGAAGCTTACGACCTCGTCGGGCAGGCGCGGCTCGCGCAGCTGCCGTCGATCAGCCTGACCGGCCGCGCCGGCACGTCGAGCTTCGCGCTCGGCGACCTGCTGAAGTCCTTCACGTTCGGCTTTCTGCCGAGCATCAACATCCCCGCGTTCGACCCGAGCATCAAGGCGCGCCTCAAGACGAGCGAGGCGCAGACCAAAGTCTTCGAGCACGAGTACCAGCGCACCGTGATCGCCGCGTTCGAGGAAGTCGAGAACGCGCTGACGAACCTCGACGCTCATCGCCAGCAGCGCACCGAGCTGCAGCAGCAGATCGAGCAGCTGCAGATCGTCGCGGCGCAGATCCAGGCGCAGTTGCGGGAAGGGCTCGTGTCGCAGCTCGAAGTGTTCGAGACCGAGCGCTCGCTGCTCGCGGCGCAGCTCGCGTTGCTCGCAAACCACCAGCAGATTCTCGCCGACACGGTGACGCTCTACAAAGCGCTCGGCGGCGGTTGGCCGACGGTCGAAGTCGCGAATGTCCGGCGCTGA
- a CDS encoding FHA domain-containing protein translates to MRNTVAVPESPGPVTAYLEVSATGEVFPLHDEVVIGRDPQDSLAEGHFFCIPEHTISRRHARVCLSGGEYFVEDLHSFNGTFVLGKRLRPGVWHPLHDGDELSIASTQLAFHSLLVPPRDSAPAVIRKTVDATQYARPLEGPPPTEDGDAEVVIRKLHAMAQVGIALGAVTNAATLTEKIMNLIFELFPRAERAFILLRKSESEAPVPVAARWRDGTVEDPERARISRTIVDEVLNRKLSILSVDTLADRHFGCQESIVAQDIRSVMCVPLLLEGEVLGLIQLDTSSDPYAFKGQDLEMLTGVCAEMAVALKNFQLYSDIERLLEGFVRASVQAIEERDPVTAGHSFRVAHYAENLARAVDRADAPELRGIAFSEDQLREIRYAALLHDFGKVGVREHVLRKEKKLHHAEMRLLEQRFKYACACLERQAYRKLAELHCERELGITAFREEKRRLEQGLRDEVARLDEFLAAIRRANEPAISYTERSHELDRILGCTYDEADGVAVPLLSDSEFAALSVPKGCLTAEERKQIESHVADSYSFLILIPWTRDLGGVPAIAHAHHEKLDGSGYPMGLRGAQISIQTRILTISDIYDALTAGDRPYKKAMSLEHALDLLDAECRAGRLDARLFKVFVESKAWAAA, encoded by the coding sequence ATGCGAAACACAGTGGCCGTTCCCGAGTCACCGGGTCCCGTGACCGCGTACCTTGAAGTCTCCGCAACGGGCGAGGTGTTCCCCCTTCATGACGAAGTGGTGATCGGCCGCGACCCGCAGGATTCGCTCGCGGAAGGGCATTTCTTCTGCATCCCCGAGCACACCATCAGCCGCCGGCACGCGCGCGTGTGCCTGAGCGGCGGCGAATATTTCGTCGAGGACCTGCACTCGTTCAACGGCACGTTCGTGCTCGGCAAGCGCTTGCGCCCGGGCGTCTGGCACCCGCTGCACGACGGCGACGAGCTGTCGATCGCGTCGACCCAGCTTGCGTTCCATTCGCTGCTCGTGCCGCCTCGCGACAGCGCGCCGGCGGTGATCCGGAAAACCGTTGACGCGACCCAGTACGCGCGGCCGCTCGAAGGGCCACCGCCGACCGAAGACGGCGACGCCGAGGTGGTGATTCGCAAACTCCACGCGATGGCGCAGGTCGGCATCGCGCTCGGCGCCGTCACGAATGCCGCGACGCTGACCGAGAAGATCATGAACCTGATCTTCGAGCTGTTCCCGCGCGCCGAGCGCGCGTTCATCCTGCTGAGGAAGAGCGAAAGCGAGGCGCCGGTGCCGGTCGCGGCGCGCTGGCGCGACGGCACCGTCGAGGACCCGGAGCGGGCGAGGATTTCTCGCACTATCGTGGACGAGGTGCTAAACAGGAAACTGTCGATTCTCTCCGTCGACACGCTCGCGGATCGCCATTTCGGCTGTCAGGAATCGATCGTTGCACAGGACATCCGGAGCGTCATGTGCGTCCCGCTGCTGCTCGAGGGCGAGGTGCTGGGTCTGATCCAGCTCGACACGTCTTCGGATCCGTACGCGTTCAAAGGCCAGGATCTCGAAATGCTCACCGGCGTGTGCGCGGAGATGGCGGTCGCGCTGAAGAACTTCCAGCTGTACTCGGATATCGAGCGCCTGCTCGAAGGTTTCGTCCGCGCTTCGGTCCAGGCGATCGAGGAACGCGATCCGGTGACTGCCGGGCACTCGTTCCGCGTCGCGCACTACGCCGAGAACCTCGCGCGGGCGGTCGATCGTGCCGACGCACCGGAACTGCGCGGCATCGCGTTCTCCGAAGACCAGCTGCGCGAAATCCGTTACGCCGCGCTGCTGCACGACTTCGGCAAAGTGGGCGTGCGCGAGCATGTGCTGCGCAAGGAGAAGAAGCTCCACCACGCCGAAATGCGCCTGCTCGAACAGCGCTTCAAGTACGCGTGCGCGTGCCTCGAGCGGCAGGCCTACCGGAAACTGGCCGAGCTGCACTGCGAGCGCGAACTCGGCATCACCGCGTTCCGCGAAGAAAAGCGCCGCCTCGAACAGGGACTGCGCGACGAGGTCGCGCGCCTCGACGAGTTTCTCGCCGCGATCCGCCGCGCCAACGAGCCGGCGATTTCGTACACCGAGCGCTCGCACGAGCTCGACCGCATTCTCGGCTGCACCTATGACGAAGCGGACGGGGTTGCGGTGCCGTTGCTGAGCGACAGCGAGTTCGCGGCGCTCAGCGTGCCCAAAGGCTGCCTGACGGCCGAAGAGCGCAAGCAGATCGAGTCGCACGTCGCCGATTCGTATTCGTTCCTGATCCTGATCCCGTGGACGCGCGACCTCGGCGGCGTGCCGGCGATCGCCCACGCCCATCACGAAAAGCTCGACGGCTCCGGCTACCCGATGGGGCTGCGCGGCGCGCAGATCAGCATCCAGACCCGCATCCTGACGATCTCGGACATCTACGACGCGCTGACCGCCGGGGACCGTCCGTACAAGAAAGCGATGTCCCTCGAGCATGCGCTCGACCTGCTGGATGCCGAATGTCGCGCCGGACGGCTCGATGCGCGGTTGTTCAAAGTGTTCGTCGAATCGAAAGCGTGGGCCGCGGCTTAA
- a CDS encoding peptidylprolyl isomerase: MTAIVRIDDESIGTEEFVRILKLTGRFDSLIDEIVRDRLTVHAAKKHGVAVSGDEIQERADQFRRVLGLHRAADMNHYLDARGVSLDEFEAFITDSLYQEKMMQRVCSDDAVEEYFQLNSPKFDSIEVSHIVLETEGQAKEMMSLLEEDPESFAELAREHSTADTRDDGGFIGKVMRGSLKTEIEAKVFNAAPGDLLGPFAAPDGAFHEIFLVNAKNPARLDEETAAEVRRLLREGWLAARAQEHVIEMR; this comes from the coding sequence ATGACCGCGATAGTGCGAATCGACGACGAATCCATCGGCACCGAGGAATTCGTCCGGATCCTGAAGCTCACCGGGCGCTTCGACAGCCTCATCGACGAGATCGTCCGCGACCGGCTCACCGTCCATGCGGCGAAGAAGCACGGCGTCGCGGTGTCGGGCGACGAGATCCAGGAGCGCGCCGATCAGTTCCGCCGCGTGCTGGGGCTGCACCGCGCGGCCGACATGAATCATTACCTCGACGCGCGCGGCGTGAGTCTCGACGAGTTCGAAGCGTTCATCACCGACAGCCTGTACCAGGAAAAGATGATGCAGCGCGTCTGCAGCGACGACGCGGTCGAAGAATACTTCCAGCTCAACTCGCCGAAGTTCGACAGCATCGAGGTCAGCCACATCGTGCTCGAAACCGAAGGCCAGGCGAAGGAGATGATGTCGCTGCTGGAAGAAGATCCCGAGAGCTTCGCCGAACTCGCGCGCGAGCACTCGACCGCGGACACGCGCGACGACGGCGGCTTCATCGGCAAGGTGATGCGCGGTTCGCTGAAGACCGAAATCGAGGCCAAGGTCTTCAATGCCGCGCCCGGCGACCTGCTCGGACCGTTCGCCGCGCCCGACGGCGCGTTCCACGAAATCTTCCTCGTGAATGCGAAAAACCCGGCGCGGCTCGACGAAGAGACTGCGGCCGAAGTGCGGCGGCTGCTGCGCGAAGGCTGGCTCGCGGCCCGGGCGCAGGAACACGTCATCGAAATGCGTTAG
- a CDS encoding formylglycine-generating enzyme family protein yields MGSNTDDPSERPAHRVSIARPFAIGMYEVTNEQWDACVAAGACAQLAKEEGAAKNAPVRDLHWDDARAYAKWLSGVTGKTYRLPTEAEWEYAIRGGTTTRYWWGNQFVGGNANCKGCGDPWREAGPANVGSFRANPYGLHDMNGSVWEWVSDCWHNSYKGAPADGRSWDEPDCRVRVIRGGSWREGADYMLSSTRFKYGASVRHSQNGFRVARDVE; encoded by the coding sequence ATGGGAAGCAATACCGACGATCCGTCGGAAAGGCCGGCGCATCGGGTCTCGATCGCACGGCCGTTCGCGATCGGCATGTATGAAGTCACGAACGAGCAATGGGATGCCTGCGTCGCAGCCGGTGCGTGTGCGCAGCTGGCAAAAGAAGAGGGCGCGGCAAAGAACGCGCCGGTGCGCGACCTGCACTGGGACGATGCCCGAGCTTATGCGAAGTGGCTGAGCGGGGTCACCGGCAAGACCTACCGGCTGCCGACCGAAGCGGAGTGGGAATACGCGATCCGAGGCGGGACGACGACGCGATACTGGTGGGGCAACCAGTTCGTCGGCGGCAACGCGAACTGCAAGGGTTGCGGCGACCCGTGGCGTGAAGCCGGGCCGGCGAATGTCGGCTCGTTCCGCGCCAATCCCTACGGCCTGCACGACATGAACGGAAGCGTCTGGGAATGGGTCAGCGACTGCTGGCACAACTCCTACAAGGGGGCTCCGGCCGACGGGCGTTCCTGGGACGAACCCGATTGCCGCGTGCGCGTGATACGCGGCGGCTCCTGGCGCGAAGGGGCCGACTACATGCTGTCGTCGACCCGCTTCAAGTACGGCGCCAGCGTGCGGCACTCGCAGAACGGGTTCCGCGTCGCGCGTGACGTCGAGTAG
- a CDS encoding HlyD family efflux transporter periplasmic adaptor subunit, giving the protein MKSENHLKPLTEALEDHSAEGIAILIAEPSRFGLALVAAVLGLVLSALVWSFVGRADVIVTAHGVLAPESDVRRVYAPIDGELADIYIEAGQPVSQGDVLARLNARGAVEAATHALEAQLKLEDAEREWKRFPERKALLERKVAALKQQIEAALQLHERRTAEGTTKLAEAQRAQLQQARSELDNARRTRDSARLELDRFQRLFALPGGGGVSELQVEAKKSAYLAAENALRVAQSRLGELDFRLSQETARATVELESGDQELTRLRIEYDAAAREIANEEDKLRLQLQTARLAANAAERIRFENIDKDNFLLILAPVSGVITDVASTQPGDKIQANTPLGGIAPQDARAVLKMDIAERDRAFLREGQPVKLKFNAFPYQRYGLIDGRLEFISPATSPAAQSKEPVYEGHVTLSRDHYEVADTRYPVRYGMTATAEIVVRERRLIDLALDPFRQISG; this is encoded by the coding sequence ATGAAGAGCGAAAATCACCTTAAGCCGCTGACCGAAGCGCTCGAGGATCACAGCGCCGAAGGGATCGCGATCCTGATCGCCGAACCGTCGCGCTTCGGCCTCGCCCTCGTCGCCGCCGTCCTCGGGCTCGTGCTGTCCGCGCTGGTGTGGTCGTTCGTCGGGCGTGCTGACGTGATCGTCACCGCGCACGGCGTGCTCGCGCCCGAATCGGACGTGCGGCGCGTCTATGCGCCGATCGACGGCGAACTCGCCGACATCTACATCGAAGCCGGGCAGCCCGTGTCGCAGGGCGACGTCCTCGCGCGGCTCAACGCACGCGGCGCGGTCGAGGCGGCGACGCACGCGCTCGAGGCGCAGCTGAAGCTCGAGGACGCCGAGCGGGAGTGGAAGCGGTTTCCCGAGCGCAAAGCGCTGCTTGAACGCAAGGTCGCGGCGTTGAAGCAGCAGATTGAAGCGGCGCTGCAACTGCACGAGCGGCGCACCGCGGAAGGCACGACGAAGCTCGCCGAAGCCCAGCGCGCGCAGCTGCAGCAGGCGCGCAGCGAGCTCGACAACGCGCGCCGCACGCGCGACAGCGCCCGCCTCGAGCTCGACCGCTTCCAGCGCCTGTTCGCGCTGCCCGGCGGCGGCGGGGTGTCGGAGCTGCAGGTCGAAGCGAAGAAGAGCGCGTATCTGGCCGCGGAAAATGCGCTGCGCGTCGCGCAGTCGCGGCTTGGCGAGCTCGACTTCCGGCTGAGCCAGGAAACCGCGCGGGCGACAGTCGAGCTCGAAAGCGGCGACCAGGAGCTGACGCGGCTGCGGATCGAGTACGACGCGGCGGCGCGCGAAATCGCGAACGAAGAGGACAAGCTGCGGCTGCAGCTGCAGACCGCGCGGCTCGCGGCGAACGCGGCCGAACGGATCCGCTTCGAGAACATCGACAAGGACAACTTCCTGCTGATCCTCGCGCCGGTGTCCGGCGTCATCACCGACGTCGCCTCGACGCAGCCCGGCGACAAGATCCAGGCGAACACGCCGCTCGGCGGCATTGCGCCGCAGGACGCGCGCGCGGTGCTGAAGATGGACATCGCCGAGCGCGACCGCGCGTTCCTGCGCGAAGGCCAGCCGGTGAAGCTCAAGTTCAACGCGTTCCCGTACCAGCGCTACGGCCTCATCGACGGCCGGCTCGAGTTCATCTCGCCGGCGACTTCGCCCGCCGCGCAGAGCAAGGAGCCGGTCTACGAAGGCCACGTGACGCTCTCGCGCGATCACTACGAAGTCGCCGACACGCGCTATCCGGTGCGTTACGGGATGACGGCGACCGCGGAGATCGTCGTCCGCGAGCGCCGCCTCATCGACCTCGCGCTCGATCCGTTCCGCCAGATCAGCGGCTGA
- a CDS encoding serine/threonine-protein kinase has product MASLSHAIHAFRSGGLSSNEFFAQVDRVLATNEPDQAKLLEVLSEEHTKLPLPPDVYAEVHRRIEHLTGTGHRDANDDQTRMQAAPGPGAPGIHFPAAGTAPSEPDRIKGVGDTVNGRFLLEECLGFGGMGTVYKALDLRKLEASDRNPYIAIKVLNVQFRGHPKSLIALQREARKAQALAHPNIVAVYDFDRDGSMVYLTMEYLSGKPLSRVLRAQGFRGMPYAQALPIITGMANALAYAHEHGFVHCDFKPANVFLTDKGPVKVIDFGIARVFRRSEEEAEATVFDAGSLGGLTPAYASPEILEHREPDPRDDIYALACITYELLTGAHPFGQLPATQARNAGLRPPRPKHLPPRAWRTLRTALSFDRETRTPSVAQFLAGMKPARRIRLPVAAGIAAAVAAALVAFALLYDRKPAEVAPAEAPSAAVVAPPEAPSPVAAAPDEASAPEPAAPAAPVVVPPLSVASVAPVLAKVPCSALAASASGNTLQVHGYLPGTFGLARLRDALTAIPGVTTLNTDVHQVSADKCSVIETLGPYWTGNRQAGGETSIRMQAGGTALTEGDSLIIDVTTPAYESYVHVDYYVLDGTVVHLVPSRRASANRAPPRYRATIGTVAGWTISQPFGTELIVLLVTPAPLFDALRAESESRADYLRAVDKRLRDIAAKHGQDKITADFVQITTRAREP; this is encoded by the coding sequence ATGGCTAGTCTTTCGCACGCGATTCACGCTTTCCGCAGCGGCGGTCTGTCGTCGAACGAATTTTTCGCGCAGGTGGATCGGGTCCTCGCGACAAACGAGCCCGACCAGGCGAAGCTTCTCGAAGTCCTGAGCGAAGAGCACACGAAGCTGCCGCTGCCGCCCGACGTGTACGCCGAAGTGCATCGGCGCATCGAGCACCTCACCGGCACCGGGCACCGGGATGCGAACGACGACCAGACGCGCATGCAGGCCGCTCCCGGCCCCGGTGCTCCCGGCATTCATTTCCCCGCGGCGGGAACGGCGCCGTCCGAGCCGGACCGCATCAAGGGCGTCGGCGACACGGTCAACGGCCGCTTCCTGCTCGAGGAATGCCTGGGCTTCGGCGGCATGGGCACGGTGTACAAGGCGCTCGACCTGCGCAAGCTCGAAGCATCCGACCGAAACCCGTATATCGCGATCAAGGTCCTGAACGTCCAGTTCCGCGGCCATCCGAAATCGCTGATCGCGCTGCAACGCGAGGCGCGCAAAGCCCAAGCGCTCGCCCACCCGAACATCGTCGCGGTGTACGACTTCGACCGGGATGGGTCGATGGTGTACCTGACGATGGAGTACCTGTCCGGCAAGCCGCTGAGCCGCGTGCTGCGCGCGCAGGGTTTCCGCGGCATGCCATACGCGCAAGCGCTGCCGATCATCACCGGCATGGCCAACGCGCTGGCCTACGCGCACGAGCATGGCTTCGTTCACTGCGACTTCAAGCCGGCGAACGTTTTCCTCACCGACAAAGGTCCGGTCAAGGTCATCGACTTCGGCATCGCACGCGTCTTCCGCCGCTCGGAGGAGGAAGCCGAAGCGACGGTCTTCGACGCCGGCAGCCTCGGCGGCCTGACGCCGGCATATGCGAGCCCGGAGATCCTCGAACATCGCGAACCGGACCCACGCGACGACATCTATGCGCTCGCGTGCATCACTTACGAGCTGCTGACCGGCGCGCATCCGTTCGGGCAGCTGCCGGCGACCCAGGCGCGCAATGCCGGGCTGCGGCCGCCGCGGCCGAAACATCTGCCCCCGCGAGCGTGGCGCACGTTGCGCACCGCGCTGTCGTTCGACCGCGAAACCCGCACGCCGAGCGTCGCGCAATTCCTCGCCGGGATGAAACCCGCGCGACGCATCCGGCTGCCGGTCGCGGCGGGGATTGCAGCGGCAGTGGCCGCAGCGCTCGTCGCGTTCGCGCTCCTCTACGATCGGAAACCGGCGGAAGTGGCGCCGGCCGAAGCGCCCTCTGCCGCTGTCGTTGCCCCCCCGGAGGCGCCGTCCCCGGTCGCAGCCGCGCCTGACGAAGCTTCGGCACCCGAGCCCGCAGCGCCCGCCGCTCCGGTGGTGGTCCCGCCGCTGTCCGTCGCGTCAGTCGCGCCGGTGCTGGCGAAAGTGCCCTGCTCGGCCCTTGCGGCATCGGCCAGCGGCAACACGCTGCAAGTGCACGGCTACCTGCCCGGCACGTTCGGGCTCGCACGCTTGCGCGACGCGCTGACCGCGATCCCCGGCGTGACGACGCTGAACACGGACGTGCACCAGGTTAGCGCCGACAAATGCAGCGTGATCGAGACGCTGGGGCCTTACTGGACGGGGAACCGGCAGGCCGGCGGCGAGACTTCGATCCGCATGCAGGCCGGTGGCACCGCGCTGACCGAGGGCGATTCACTGATCATCGACGTGACGACTCCCGCCTACGAGTCGTACGTGCACGTCGATTACTATGTCCTCGACGGCACTGTCGTCCATCTCGTGCCGAGCCGGCGGGCGAGCGCGAACCGGGCGCCGCCGCGTTACCGCGCGACGATCGGCACGGTGGCCGGATGGACGATTTCGCAGCCTTTCGGCACCGAGCTGATCGTGCTGCTGGTCACGCCGGCGCCGCTTTTCGACGCGCTGCGCGCGGAATCGGAATCGCGAGCGGATTATCTGCGCGCCGTCGACAAGCGCTTGCGCGACATCGCCGCGAAGCACGGGCAGGACAAGATCACTGCGGACTTCGTCCAGATCACGACTCGCGCCCGCGAACCCTGA
- a CDS encoding FHA domain-containing protein produces the protein MSDAGAFIAVPPSAAGQERNALLQAVSRPELGDILIEESLFAIGRNELPFATYDKEIVAELSRRHARVFREAGELYVADLGSKNGTTVNGVAVGETPAALRDGDAVCFGGVLSYRVRLVARAKKAQRAGTLLSLTLTPERDDLLLEPVVIACFPFLISKIDDVIARYKSAYPHQVNYISRRHAHIFLKGGAPFIEDLGSTNGTFVGGTRLDEHAVELHDGDVVAFGGSHFVYRVSLQHEAETDPTVTGFTPAAAGVEDEPGSPDRTMFIAAPDSFLDIFCISPPPQPDEVNDEAAQAGSPLPRVRRERSRSVLFVRELGKAFAGGDRGGVRRILRWGFPVVALLAAVAFGVYRAGSAERELGRLVAARDFAHAAAVADAYLARDPDDTALQALGTEALLKAKVPEWVASLQARAFDRAAALVADMKAQAAHNADAQPLLAELEWVGELERFVVERGGVDAPIRIYADEERIGTLLQRWHADPRARQRALARVAAHVPEFRDVHAEVLTHLRRLESDESVYLAAIERLDAGIAAELEAGRAETLDALLDDYAGKYPRLAGLDAVREDLRRFVELDRALQARRLEPLIALLEKVQFSTPPFREHFARLGETRLPSAEVVRQHQAAARAWREGRGDEALAGLQRISAGPWAQVAAAELARKRTVLQQFSALQQARGGKGYDEQLLAFHAALDEREDAYFIRATETDVAAYRDEALARANGLLARAAAQWRQYRSAGGIGGAQRLESGISGTFRTQARLLADAQSAARQGARIHEMLKTDIGEQAAAVQAEIDAEAELQRQSLQELHRVLEPGLLKAKLALIGGQSDEERKSP, from the coding sequence ATGAGTGACGCGGGGGCGTTCATCGCCGTCCCTCCGAGTGCTGCCGGACAGGAGCGCAACGCGCTCCTGCAGGCGGTGTCGCGCCCCGAACTCGGCGATATCCTCATCGAGGAGTCGCTGTTCGCGATCGGGCGCAACGAGCTGCCGTTCGCGACGTACGACAAGGAGATCGTCGCCGAGCTGTCGCGCCGCCATGCGCGGGTGTTCCGCGAAGCGGGCGAGCTGTACGTCGCCGACCTCGGCAGCAAGAACGGCACGACCGTCAATGGCGTCGCGGTCGGGGAGACGCCCGCCGCGCTGCGCGACGGCGACGCAGTCTGCTTCGGCGGCGTGCTGTCGTATCGCGTCCGGCTCGTCGCGCGGGCGAAGAAAGCGCAGCGGGCCGGGACGCTCCTGAGCCTGACGCTGACGCCCGAGCGCGACGACCTGCTGCTCGAACCGGTCGTCATTGCCTGCTTCCCGTTCCTGATCAGCAAGATCGACGACGTGATCGCGCGTTACAAGAGCGCGTATCCGCATCAGGTCAATTACATTTCGCGTCGCCATGCGCACATCTTCCTCAAGGGCGGCGCGCCGTTCATCGAGGATCTGGGCAGCACGAACGGCACTTTCGTCGGCGGCACGCGTCTCGACGAACACGCCGTGGAGCTGCACGACGGCGACGTCGTCGCCTTCGGCGGCAGTCACTTCGTGTACCGCGTGAGCCTGCAGCACGAAGCCGAGACCGACCCGACGGTGACCGGATTCACCCCTGCCGCTGCGGGGGTCGAAGATGAGCCGGGCAGCCCGGACCGGACGATGTTCATCGCGGCGCCCGACTCGTTCCTCGACATCTTCTGCATTTCCCCGCCGCCGCAGCCCGACGAAGTCAATGACGAGGCGGCGCAAGCCGGCAGCCCGTTGCCGCGGGTGCGGCGCGAGCGCAGCCGGAGCGTGCTTTTCGTGCGCGAACTCGGCAAGGCTTTCGCCGGCGGCGACCGCGGGGGGGTTAGACGGATTCTGCGCTGGGGCTTTCCCGTCGTCGCACTGCTCGCTGCGGTCGCGTTCGGCGTCTACCGCGCCGGCAGTGCGGAACGCGAACTCGGGCGCCTTGTCGCCGCACGCGATTTCGCGCATGCCGCGGCGGTCGCCGACGCGTATCTCGCGAGGGATCCGGACGATACGGCGCTGCAGGCGCTCGGCACCGAGGCGCTGCTGAAAGCGAAGGTTCCCGAATGGGTGGCGAGCCTGCAGGCGCGCGCGTTCGATCGGGCTGCGGCGCTCGTCGCCGACATGAAAGCGCAGGCCGCGCACAACGCCGACGCGCAGCCATTGCTCGCCGAGCTCGAGTGGGTCGGCGAGCTCGAGCGCTTCGTCGTCGAGCGCGGCGGCGTGGACGCGCCGATCCGCATCTACGCCGATGAGGAGCGGATCGGGACGCTGCTGCAGCGCTGGCACGCCGATCCCCGCGCCCGCCAGCGCGCGCTCGCCCGCGTCGCGGCGCACGTGCCCGAGTTCAGGGACGTTCATGCCGAAGTGCTGACCCATCTGCGCCGGCTCGAAAGCGACGAGTCGGTGTATCTCGCCGCGATCGAGCGGCTCGATGCCGGCATCGCGGCCGAACTCGAGGCCGGCCGCGCCGAGACGCTCGACGCGCTGCTCGACGACTACGCCGGGAAGTACCCGCGGCTCGCCGGGCTCGACGCGGTGCGCGAAGATCTGCGCCGCTTCGTCGAGCTCGACCGGGCGCTGCAGGCGCGCCGCCTCGAGCCGCTGATCGCGCTGCTCGAGAAAGTGCAGTTCTCGACGCCGCCTTTCCGCGAGCATTTCGCCCGGCTCGGCGAGACGCGACTGCCTTCCGCGGAGGTCGTGCGCCAGCACCAGGCGGCCGCGCGCGCGTGGCGCGAAGGCCGGGGGGACGAGGCGCTCGCCGGCCTGCAGCGGATTTCCGCGGGGCCGTGGGCGCAAGTCGCCGCCGCCGAGCTCGCACGCAAGAGGACCGTGCTGCAGCAGTTCAGTGCGCTGCAGCAGGCGCGCGGCGGCAAAGGCTATGACGAGCAGCTGCTGGCGTTTCACGCGGCGCTCGACGAGCGCGAGGACGCCTATTTCATCCGCGCGACCGAGACCGACGTCGCCGCGTACCGGGACGAGGCGCTCGCGCGCGCCAACGGCCTGCTGGCCCGCGCCGCGGCGCAGTGGCGCCAGTACCGGAGCGCCGGCGGGATCGGCGGCGCGCAGCGGCTCGAATCGGGCATTTCCGGCACGTTCCGCACGCAAGCGCGGCTGCTCGCCGACGCGCAGTCCGCGGCGCGACAGGGCGCGCGGATCCACGAGATGCTGAAAACCGACATCGGCGAGCAAGCGGCCGCGGTCCAGGCGGAAATCGACGCGGAAGCCGAGCTGCAGCGGCAGTCGCTGCAGGAACTTCACAGGGTGCTGGAGCCGGGGCTGCTCAAAGCCAAGCTGGCGCTGATCGGAGGGCAGAGCGATGAAGAGCGAAAATCACCTTAA